ATGAGGTGGAAGGGGGCTTTGGAATAGTTGTGCTCCTGCAGGGCAGACAGGCCCTGTGGGTCCATAACCAGGGGGAGGGCTTTGGGAGAGAGGagcatctcctcctccatcttctgCTCCTCCGCCTCGTCTGACGTCTCCGTCTCCTCTGAGTCTCCAGCGTCTGGGTCCAGCTTCAGGGCCACATCAGCCAGGACAGACAGATCAGCCGTGGGGGCCGAGCCCAGCTGTAGCAGGCTGGATGCTCCCAGCTGCTCACTGAGTCTCAGCCTCTgcagtctctcctcctcctcctctctgagggtgtggaaggaggggggaggggtgggggtcgACAGGCTGACAGTCCTGGGGCGTCCCCTGCCCCGGCCCTTTGTGACAGGGGGCGGGGCCTCCTCGAAGGCCATCTTGACCATGGAGGCGTGGTCCAGGGGGAGGTTCTGCACGGTGCGACACACCCACACTGGAGCAGGGGATTTGGGGGAGGCCCCCCGTTTGTTGGGGGACTTAGTGGGGGTGATTGGGGGAGACACGAGAGGGACAGGGCTCTTTTTTGAGTCTTCGGGGCGTAAAGGCGAGGGAACAGTGAgaacaggggagggagagagggcattGCCTTCGCCTGGTTTGGAGGCAAAGGGGAGGAGTGAGAGAGTCTTTGAGGGGGTGGTTCCAGGTGCGGAGGCGATGAAAATGGAGTCTGGAAGGTGAGATTTCAtgtgggagaagagaggagaggcagtggAGGGAGGTGGGGACAAGGGGACCGTTGGAAGGTGGGGTTTGTAGTCTCTCTCCCCGGTAGAGAATGAGACGGTCTTCCTTCGCTTCTTGAGAGGAGGCACAATGACAATTGGGGAGGAGGGGCGGGGGGCTGGAGGACGAGCGTTTGAGCTGAGTGTTGATGAATCCTTCTTGCTGGCAGCAATTTCTGAGAGATGGGCACATATTTGAATTATGAATCAGGTGAAAAACAACATTGGCACTTGCCATGGAAATGAACATCTGTAACAGAGAAACTAAATGTGTGACTAACCAGCTTTGATCTCGGCGCTGAGCGGTGCTTTTGGAACAGCAGCTGCGGACTTTTCTCTGGAGTGCACAACAAGTGGAATGGTCAGTATCAACCCAGACACACATTGAGCAACAAATCAAGTTTCAATAAAGATACTTCcatagaaaatatatttaaaaaaaaacattttggataCTTATATACAGGTATATTCAAAAACAGGAACACTGTTCAAAACGTACCGGTCATCCCCCTTCTCTGTGTCCAGAGCTGTGCTGTCCATCGTAGACTCATCCATGGTGTCCAATCCACTGCCGGCCTGctctccttcctcctcatcctcgtcttcagaggaagaggaggatgatgtTGAGGAGGAAGAACTCTCTGTGGATGAGGAGAGGCTCTCATCATCGCTGTCCGCACTCAAGGCCTCATCTGAAGAAAGAAGTGAAAGGAAGTGAGATAAGATGGCATGATGGAAAAGGTAGATAAGAAAGCCTGTGAGGGGGACACATTGTCTTCAGTAAGGATAACATGAAGAATGCTAGATTTACCTTCAGACTCCTTGTCActtccctcctcctcatcctcctacagagaggaacagaaggaCACAGTTTGTGATAATATACAACAGTGTCTCAGGTTCAATCCAAGTCAATGAAGCCAAAGTACAGCAGAGTATGAAGAggcatacagtgaaatgctgccatctagccagcactatggggaaatacaacaACACTGCCAGTATGTACTGCTTGTGGAAATCATCAACTGATTAGAAGAATCATGCATTATTGTTTCTGTAGCCATTTATTCCATTTTTGAGATAAGATAAACTTTATTATGTGGAGAAACATTACTTTCATGCTAAATTATCCCttgcacatgcagacacacaccttATCTGAAGAAGAACCGTCAGAAGTCTCTTCTCCTTCGCTGTCCAGGTCCCAAGGTTTCCGACTTCTCATCTTCTTCTTCCTCCGCCTGCTGTCCCTCTCAGCCCTGTGGCCCTCCCCATCTGCCATTCTTCCCTCTAGACCCTTGTCATGGTACGAGTctggggggagaaggagagagatggtgagccAACATAGGAAACACAAAGACGGTCGGTGACAAATCCCCAAAGGGATTCCCAAAGGAGGGGGTCATTGATGAAAAGCTCACCTTCGTCGTCATCCTCTGGCGGTGTCTTGGGTCTCTTCATCTCTCCTACCTCTGCTAGCTCCAGAGGTTCTTTCCTCTTCACCTGGACACAATACACAGACTGTTAATATCATGCTAAGTTATGGTGGAAAAAATCCCTAAGTGAATGGATGAATACATTGGAGTAATGTCTATTCATGAACATGTATTAGTGTAATGTCTATACATGTACAGTACTAATCCATCTCTATTTCCTATGCacagtacaaaaatgtatgtacaTGAGTAACTGACAATTCCCGAGTTCCAACTGCTGCCTCTGTGTACTTGTTTACCTTGAATGAGGGTAGTCGTAGCGCCCCTCTCAGTGAGAAGCCTTCCATTCCTCCACTCTTGGCCCAGTCCACCAGAGACATGAGGGGCTCCCGAGGCTTGCTGCTGGCCTTGTTCTCCTCCTTCTTGTCCTCGTCCCTCACTGCAGCCACACCCCGAACCATGGTCTGGAACGGCTGGGGAGGGAGGACAGACGTGGATTTAAAAAAGCCAATGGGTATCACGGCAAATCAAATAATGATATTTTAACATataaaaaacatttgattaataaAATGAAGGGGATGATGGAAGGAGGGAATCttgatgagagggagggaatctgatttaTTTGGTCCTCAACTCATGGCAGACACTTCATTCAGGATAAATTGAGTTAGCctgcaggttagttctgaagaatttgttgccatagaaatgtacctggctgAAGGGTGAGTCACTTTCATGGTACCAGTTATCCCGAGTTGAACTCAAgggttgaccaaagttacctcacTAACTCCTCAAAGCAGGTATGTAGTATGGGGTGTTTTTTCTGTGCTTTCTGAACATGTTGTTCCACTCTCTTACCTTGGCTTTGGTCTCCTTGCGCTCCCACCACTCGTCAAAGGTTCCAAAGGCGATGTTCTCCACCATCTTGCGGTTGAGGTCCCTCTGCATGATGCTCTTCATCTCCTGGATGAGGGTGGCCAGCACCAGCTGCACTGTGGCCTCGTGGGGGTTCTCTGTTAGCAGGGGCATTTGGGGGTCCCCTTCCGCCCCGTACTGGGCCTCTCCCCCCACAGGAGGcatagtcccatagggcggagggGTGTGGTACGCGTAGTGTTCGGATAAGACATGCGGGGCCCAGCCCGTGTGTGGAGGGGGGATGGCGTGGTGGTGGGGCATCTGAGAGGGGCCAGGGTAGGCGTAGGGCATGTGGGGGGGCATGTAGTGCTGGTCCTGGTCATAGCCACCCCCTTCTTGGTCCATGTAGGGGTGGTGGGGGTGTGGGGGAGGGGGCATGGAGTGGTAGTAGTCTGAAGGGGGGGCGTCGCCAGGGGCAGCAGTGCCATTAGAGGAGGACATCCTCAGCTGGTGCAGCCGACTCAGCATCTGGGTCTGCATCTGGAAGGACATGGGGGCTCCGCCACTGTACTGGTTCATCAGCTCCATACTGCTGGCATAGTCATACATGTGTGGGGGCATGGGAGGAGGGTACTCAGGGTGCAGCTCCATGTGGCCCAGCGGTGGGGGGatgcaggggggtggagggggctgCAGGGAAAAGCccgggggagggaggtggggggggtaAGAGGGGATGGGTGGAGCAGGCATGGACGTGCCAAAGTGCTGTGTGGGGtcagagggggaggcagaggggtCTGTCTGGGAGGGCAGGGGGGCCTGGGATGAAGATGGAGAAGAGACGGAGGAAGGAGTGGCGTGGTGGGTGGTCACTGCTGTAATGGTGTGCTCTTCATCCTCGTCGGAGATCTCCATGTCCTCCCCAGAGGAATGAGGGGATGACTgcaggaaggaaagagagatttCACAACTTTCCCATACTTTTTTATCAACTGACAATCCCTGCTAACAATACACCAACGTTTCCATAGAATCTGATTCCTACAATATTTCCATTAACAGAGTAAGATGTTCGTACCTGACTCTTTCCGTTGTAGGGGGGTGTCTGTGCCCCTTGTCTGGTCCTTGGATCAATAGGCTCAGGTTGGGCTGTCTCCTCCTGCAGAGGTCCTGTTCCATGGAGACTAGTATGGTCATCTGTGGTGGGGACGCGgggagagaaggtggaggaggaggagggggtagctTGTGCTACTACAGTGGGACTCTTCCTCCCCTCTACCCCCATTCTCTGCTTCCTCCCTCTACGGCTGTCTcgatccctctctcctttcctcctctgctGGCCTGCACCATCTCCTCCTTGTCTCCTCCGCCTGTCTTTCTCCCCATCCTGCTCCCTCTGCTTATTGCTCCTGCCCTCCCCTGCTGCTCCTCCCTTCCctgctcctccctctcctgctgctgccaccttctctctctgcctttcttccTTCCTGTCCTCTTCCTCATCATCAGAGGGCAGGAAGGAGAACTTAGCTTTCTGCTCTTTCAGGAGCATCTCAATACGAGAGTCTAAGCTGCTGCTGTGGTAGACAAATGGCAGGCTCTCATTGGTGGAATCTGGCTCCGGGGAGGAGGAGTCTCGCtgggggggtggggagagggaagtggaggaggggagatggtgtgggagggaggtggaggagggtgaAGTGGAGGAGGAAGCAATGGAGGAGTGGggtggagaagagggaggggtggagggatgctgaggagggggaggtggggtggtggGACGGCGTTTGGGCTTGGTCCACGTCTCCTCTCTGACTGGGCTCTCCTGGCCAAAGTCAAGGGCGCTGAGCGTCTCTGCTACAGCCGCCGCTATCACAGAGgcaggggggaggggaggtggtggagggggcGGCAGAGGGGTGTGGTGGGATCGGGGGTCCTTGTCAGACACAGACCCCCTCTCCCCAGAACCAGCACCAGTAGGCTGGGCACGATATACTGAGGAGGGCTCTAGgcgggaggagacagaggggttgtGGGGAGGTGGTTGGTCtttggaggaggagtaggaggggtAGGTAGATGGAGGTGGGGACAGGCTGTTGGAGGAGGAGCGGTGGGAGTTGGAGTTGAATCTGGGGTCGGAGCTGTTTGAGTAGTcgctgtctctgtccctctccctgctGTCTCGGTCGTGGCTGCTCCGTCGCcggctgctactactactgctgctgctgtgatTGTGTGAGTGGTGGTTACGGTGTCTGCCGTGTTCTCTGGAGCCCAGGCTGTCCCGTCTgtagcccctctccctctctgagtGATGCGAGTGGTGGGAATACTTGGAGGAAGAGTTGGCCTCCTGGTAAGATGACCTTCTAGAGCCGATCCCACCGGCACCGTACCGCCCTCCTGAGTCCCTGTCCCGCTCtcggtccctctctctgtcccggtCTGCCAGAGGGGGCTGCTCGTACTGGGGTGCAGGAGGTGGGGGAGGCATTGCAGGGTGGTGTGCCATGTGCTGTCCAGCCCCTCCAGCGTTTGGGTATGTGGGGTAGAGAGGGGGCTCATTAGGACGGAAAGGGCCGGTAGGGGGGTATGTGGGGCGACACCTTTGGTAGGGGTCTTGAGGAGGTGCATGGGGGTCCTCCGAGTACCGGGGAGCTTTGTATGCCCCGACTGAGGAGGAGACGgtagaggaggagcaggaggaggagggaagcaTGTCCTGGGGAGGGTAGCCACTGGTCAATGGGCCAGCACTGTATCCAACTTGTCTAAGAAACAAAAGGAGAAAGAGGGTTTATAGGAGGGTTTATATATAACACAAGTTACCACATTGACTATTACTATCCTAATAAACAGAAATGTGTATACCTTTTTGGAATGACAAACTCAGTTTTGGATCAATTAACAATTCTGAGCTATTATGCAGGGTGTTTGTTCCCCAATACTGACCTGGCAACAGCGTAGCCCGAGTCCTGTGAGACAGAGCGAGGGGTGTAGGGCGTTCCTCCTCCCTGCGAGGAAGCGGAGGAGCCTGGGGTGTAGGGCCCCCCCATGGAGGAGGGGGTCGTGTCTAGACGCTGCTCACTGAAGCCTGTGTCCACAGAGCAGGGGGTGGTGCTCCCAGGGGTGAGAGCCGGTACCCCTGCAGCCAAGCCCGCAGCCAGGCCAGCTATCTCAGAGGACAGTCTCCGCCTGATATCTGACGACTGCACaaagagagaggaacaggaagaTGGAAGAATTAGACAGAGAAAGTAAAAAACATTACACAGTAGAAAATTATGAAAGCCTCTCTAGAATGATGGACCATAAAGGTAAATCCTCCATGAAAATGTCCGTAGGATGGTTGTGATGAGCCCTTGGTGAGTGTACCGTGTCTGGTTGTGTTGGCGCTGGGGGCTGGAACCGCTCTGTCAGGGCCTTGCCTCCTGTGGGCACAGTCTGGGGTGTGTAGGAGCCACTCACTATCAGGTCATAATACTTCCGCCTCTGCTGGCCTGcagatacacacaaacatacccataaGACAAGGATGTAGCTAATATCTTCACAAAATTCTAATGTGACAACAATTATGTCTCCATAAAACACCTCTATGCTTCAATAGTAATTGCAATAGAAGTTATTTTTATACAAAATAGATTTTTATATCAAATCAAACCACATAGGATATTAAGCCATGAATTCATGTCATACCTTTGATGTCCAGCTGAGCGTGAATGATGTTACCCATGACGGAGGTGTTGTGCAGGTGTTTGACCGTGTCCTTCGCCCCCCTGGTGCTGGTGAAGAGCACGCGGGCCAGGCCCAGGTGCTTACGGGTCTTGGGGTGAAACAATATCTccatctcctccacctctccaaaCTTTGCACACATCTCTGCCAGGAAGGGTTCCTTGATGTTGTCATTGAGGCGAGCGAAGGTCACCTCCTTGAGGGGAATGGGGCCCACGTAGAACTCATCCAGCTTTGGGAACAAAATAAGGAAATTAGAGATAGCATGCTACAGAGCAGCTTTTAGAGAGTGAGGCTGGTGTAAGTGTATGATGAGTCAGCAAGTTAGTTAGGGTTCTAACTTTGAACTTGGGCACTGGCAGGGCCATCTCTGTGTGCCTGGACCAGATTCTACGAGGTCGAGGGTCCCGCAAATCTCCCACTGGGGGGAACCCCGAGTCCTGGAGAGATGACAAGTAAAAGTCAAAGGCTCATGTTACAATTCAGGACATGTACAACAACCCTACTCCAAAATAAATAAAGTTACGTAAAAACAATACCTACCGGCACACTGAAATGCACCCCATCATATCGGTATATTTTGTTGTTAACCCTCCGGATGGCTGGGTCTTGGACGAGCTTATAGCTCTTCCATTGCAAACTGAGAGCTCGTTGTGTATCCGGCTCACTGTCTGGATCCATGCTATAACTGGAAGAGAGAAGTGGGAGATGCGACTGAATTAAGTGTTTTGTCACTAACGTTACCATAATTTGGTATCCTCATAACAGGCACAAGTATACATGATGCTAGCTACATACTCGTATTTGGTTAAATAAACCATGTTTTAGAAAACCTTCTTTGATAAAACAGCTCACATCAATGTAGCGTCAAACGTCAGTTCTTGTCATGGTAACCTACCTCTGGCATACTGTAAACTCGCTCCAGCCTGGTGCTGCTGTCAAAACAATGACAACGTCACACGCTAGCTAGCTGTGTTTTGATAGGATTCCACTATTTTCAATCCGCTAGTTATGATTTAAATAACTAAGGTAACTTATTGTAACGTTAGTCAAGGTGATCCGAAGTATATAACTAACTAGCTATATCTAAACTAGATTAGCATGTGTAGCTAGCGTTAGTTGCTACCATACTCAGTTTCATTTAACAAGTTAGCATGTTACCCAGCTAGCTATTCAAATCCCAACTAACTAGTTAAGTTTCATACATTTGACAGTGGTTATTCAAAATATTATTTCTGTACAACGATGCAAAGATCGACCTAAGTTAGCTTGCTAAACGTCATTCACTCGCCTAACCGAACCTGCCTCTTTCAAACCGCTTGCCCGCTTCATCCGAAACTACCAACCCGCCGCTCAAGTGAAGCTAGGCCTAGGACGAACGGGGAAAAACACTGAGTACCAAACTGAAAAGATAACTCCGTTTTTGCCAGTGGGCACAATAGCTCAGTTATAACAATGTCGATACTTTCCCGGTGCTGTGTAGTTACCATACAAAGCGTAATATTTCACGAAATATTTGTTTATGtcctaaaataaaataatgttaaACGAGCGGCCATCGCGTAACAAACCTGAAAGCCTCGCCTGCACTCCATCAGTCTTTGCGAATACATTTCGTCATTCGAAGTCAGCACTTTCCTCACAATCCATCCAGATCCACGAAAATAAATGACAAGGGAACAGTCAACTCAGTCAAAATACAAACGTCACCGActaaaaatagattaaaaaaaatatgttggaTGTGCCTACTACATACAGGTAGCTATAGGATTTAAAAAACTATTCGTATGTGCCTTCTCTTGTCTATGACTACTTGTGGCGAATCTACGGATCAATGTGTCAGATGTGTCCTTAGCCATTCCACATAGTATAACTTGCAGGACATTGACacagaaaaatgtattatttaattaTCTTCATACCTCCAGTTTTGAAACTCTTTACTTAGTTATATTATGCATACGGAGTACCAAAGAAGTTTCAAAAGAACAACTGCACAAGGAAACGATCAAGTGACAACACTGCCATCATGTGGCCAAACATGGCACCGCAGGGAAACGAGACACATGATCACATACGTCACACAAGTAACACGGTTTATGTTCATCGCTGCGGGAAGTAGggttgctgcagcacccccttAAACAAAAACATTAATCCTGTGTGAGCGGACAAAAACAAAATATTCCTCAGCAAAGCACAACTAGCTAGTGTGTGACGTTGCCATTGTTTTGACAACAGCACCAGGCTGGGGGCAAGTTTGCAGTATGCCTTAGGTATACAACTAACGTTTGAAGCTATACTGATGTGATCCTTTTTATCAAAGGTTTGCGAAAACATGTTTGTTTATTAATCAAATACGAGTATGTAGCTAGCGTCATGTATACCTGTGCCTGCTATGACGATTTAAAAAAGTTAACATTACTGACAAACACTTAAGTTCCATCTCCTACTTCACTCTTCCAGTTATCGCATGGATCCAGACAGTGAGCTGAATACACAAAGAGCTTTCAGTTTGCAATGGAAGTGCTATAAGCTCATCGAAGACCAAGCCATCCGGACGGTTAACAAAATATacatgatacagtgcattcagaaagtattcagaacgctttacttttaccacattttgtttctcataatactccataatgacacaTTTAAagcaggtttagaaatgtttgtaaatgtattacaaataaaacataacatttacataagtaatcagacccttactcag
This genomic stretch from Salmo trutta chromosome 32, fSalTru1.1, whole genome shotgun sequence harbors:
- the LOC115171516 gene encoding histone-lysine N-methyltransferase SETD1A isoform X2, producing the protein MYNNPTPTNYSMDPDSEPDTQRALSLQWKSYKLVQDPAIRRVNNKIYRYDGVHFSVPDSGFPPVGDLRDPRPRRIWSRHTEMALPVPKFKLDEFYVGPIPLKEVTFARLNDNIKEPFLAEMCAKFGEVEEMEILFHPKTRKHLGLARVLFTSTRGAKDTVKHLHNTSVMGNIIHAQLDIKGQQRRKYYDLIVSGSYTPQTVPTGGKALTERFQPPAPTQPDTSSDIRRRLSSEIAGLAAGLAAGVPALTPGSTTPCSVDTGFSEQRLDTTPSSMGGPYTPGSSASSQGGGTPYTPRSVSQDSGYAVARQVGYSAGPLTSGYPPQDMLPSSSCSSSTVSSSVGAYKAPRYSEDPHAPPQDPYQRCRPTYPPTGPFRPNEPPLYPTYPNAGGAGQHMAHHPAMPPPPPAPQYEQPPLADRDRERDRERDRDSGGRYGAGGIGSRRSSYQEANSSSKYSHHSHHSERERGYRRDSLGSREHGRHRNHHSHNHSSSSSSSSRRRSSHDRDSRERDRDSDYSNSSDPRFNSNSHRSSSNSLSPPPSTYPSYSSSKDQPPPHNPSVSSRLEPSSVYRAQPTGAGSGERGSVSDKDPRSHHTPLPPPPPPPLPPASVIAAAVAETLSALDFGQESPVREETWTKPKRRPTTPPPPPQHPSTPPSSPPHSSIASSSTSPSSTSLPHHLPSSTSLSPPPQRDSSSPEPDSTNESLPFVYHSSSLDSRIEMLLKEQKAKFSFLPSDDEEEDRKEERQREKVAAAGEGGAGKGGAAGEGRSNKQREQDGEKDRRRRQGGDGAGQQRRKGERDRDSRRGRKQRMGVEGRKSPTVVAQATPSSSSTFSPRVPTTDDHTSLHGTGPLQEETAQPEPIDPRTRQGAQTPPYNGKSQSSPHSSGEDMEISDEDEEHTITAVTTHHATPSSVSSPSSSQAPLPSQTDPSASPSDPTQHFGTSMPAPPIPSYPPHLPPPGFSLQPPPPPCIPPPLGHMELHPEYPPPMPPHMYDYASSMELMNQYSGGAPMSFQMQTQMLSRLHQLRMSSSNGTAAPGDAPPSDYYHSMPPPPHPHHPYMDQEGGGYDQDQHYMPPHMPYAYPGPSQMPHHHAIPPPHTGWAPHVLSEHYAYHTPPPYGTMPPVGGEAQYGAEGDPQMPLLTENPHEATVQLVLATLIQEMKSIMQRDLNRKMVENIAFGTFDEWWERKETKAKPFQTMVRGVAAVRDEDKKEENKASSKPREPLMSLVDWAKSGGMEGFSLRGALRLPSFKVKRKEPLELAEVGEMKRPKTPPEDDDEDSYHDKGLEGRMADGEGHRAERDSRRRKKKMRSRKPWDLDSEGEETSDGSSSDKEDEEEGSDKESEDEALSADSDDESLSSSTESSSSSTSSSSSSEDEDEEEGEQAGSGLDTMDESTMDSTALDTEKGDDREKSAAAVPKAPLSAEIKAEIAASKKDSSTLSSNARPPAPRPSSPIVIVPPLKKRRKTVSFSTGERDYKPHLPTVPLSPPPSTASPLFSHMKSHLPDSIFIASAPGTTPSKTLSLLPFASKPGEGNALSPSPVLTVPSPLRPEDSKKSPVPLVSPPITPTKSPNKRGASPKSPAPVWVCRTVQNLPLDHASMVKMAFEEAPPPVTKGRGRGRPRTVSLSTPTPPPSFHTLREEEEERLQRLRLSEQLGASSLLQLGSAPTADLSVLADVALKLDPDAGDSEETETSDEAEEQKMEEEMLLSPKALPLVMDPQGLSALQEHNYSKAPFHLIPAQKRSVSKQEPGALLPADFNHHAISGVLEAPEEVIGEPLPSRDRHQAEYLSGMGLLCEDGDMAKASVLTPLTPSAKRKGMASRGSELEETGKEKNKKRRRKDEENLELQKTKKQKEHQTKKQKRKLEVDLEEDVDVEQLEPGELSNTEDEDEEEEEWDDVRKSERLFLQEAGLTSSQRWPKPIPAPEPVTFDQRSEFEQMTILYDIWNSGLDMEDMTLLKTTYEKLLQDDHSTDWLNDTHWVHHTVTNIPNPRRKKKSADGQLREHVTGCARSEGYYAISRKEKDVYLDLELPEQALLEAADYDASGSNRLLSERRSEQRRLLSAIGIPAVMDSDLLKLNQLKFRKKKLRFGRSRIHEWGLFTMEPIAADEMVIEYVGQNIRQMVADNREKRYAQQGIGSSYLFRVDHDTIIDATKLGNLARFINHCCTPNCYAKVITIESQKKIVIYSKQAIGMNEEITYDYKFPLEENKIPCLCGTENCRGTLN
- the LOC115171516 gene encoding histone-lysine N-methyltransferase SETD1A isoform X3 is translated as MDPDSEPDTQRALSLQWKSYKLVQDPAIRRVNNKIYRYDGVHFSVPDSGFPPVGDLRDPRPRRIWSRHTEMALPVPKFKLDEFYVGPIPLKEVTFARLNDNIKEPFLAEMCAKFGEVEEMEILFHPKTRKHLGLARVLFTSTRGAKDTVKHLHNTSVMGNIIHAQLDIKGQQRRKYYDLIVSGSYTPQTVPTGGKALTERFQPPAPTQPDTSSDIRRRLSSEIAGLAAGLAAGVPALTPGSTTPCSVDTGFSEQRLDTTPSSMGGPYTPGSSASSQGGGTPYTPRSVSQDSGYAVARQVGYSAGPLTSGYPPQDMLPSSSCSSSTVSSSVGAYKAPRYSEDPHAPPQDPYQRCRPTYPPTGPFRPNEPPLYPTYPNAGGAGQHMAHHPAMPPPPPAPQYEQPPLADRDRERDRERDRDSGGRYGAGGIGSRRSSYQEANSSSKYSHHSHHSERERGYRRDSLGSREHGRHRNHHSHNHSSSSSSSSRRRSSHDRDSRERDRDSDYSNSSDPRFNSNSHRSSSNSLSPPPSTYPSYSSSKDQPPPHNPSVSSRLEPSSVYRAQPTGAGSGERGSVSDKDPRSHHTPLPPPPPPPLPPASVIAAAVAETLSALDFGQESPVREETWTKPKRRPTTPPPPPQHPSTPPSSPPHSSIASSSTSPSSTSLPHHLPSSTSLSPPPQRDSSSPEPDSTNESLPFVYHSSSLDSRIEMLLKEQKAKFSFLPSDDEEEDRKEERQREKVAAAGEGGAGKGGAAGEGRSNKQREQDGEKDRRRRQGGDGAGQQRRKGERDRDSRRGRKQRMGVEGRKSPTVVAQATPSSSSTFSPRVPTTDDHTSLHGTGPLQEETAQPEPIDPRTRQGAQTPPYNGKSQSSPHSSGEDMEISDEDEEHTITAVTTHHATPSSVSSPSSSQAPLPSQTDPSASPSDPTQHFGTSMPAPPIPSYPPHLPPPGFSLQPPPPPCIPPPLGHMELHPEYPPPMPPHMYDYASSMELMNQYSGGAPMSFQMQTQMLSRLHQLRMSSSNGTAAPGDAPPSDYYHSMPPPPHPHHPYMDQEGGGYDQDQHYMPPHMPYAYPGPSQMPHHHAIPPPHTGWAPHVLSEHYAYHTPPPYGTMPPVGGEAQYGAEGDPQMPLLTENPHEATVQLVLATLIQEMKSIMQRDLNRKMVENIAFGTFDEWWERKETKAKPFQTMVRGVAAVRDEDKKEENKASSKPREPLMSLVDWAKSGGMEGFSLRGALRLPSFKVKRKEPLELAEVGEMKRPKTPPEDDDEDSYHDKGLEGRMADGEGHRAERDSRRRKKKMRSRKPWDLDSEGEETSDGSSSDKEDEEEGSDKESEDEALSADSDDESLSSSTESSSSSTSSSSSSEDEDEEEGEQAGSGLDTMDESTMDSTALDTEKGDDREKSAAAVPKAPLSAEIKAEIAASKKDSSTLSSNARPPAPRPSSPIVIVPPLKKRRKTVSFSTGERDYKPHLPTVPLSPPPSTASPLFSHMKSHLPDSIFIASAPGTTPSKTLSLLPFASKPGEGNALSPSPVLTVPSPLRPEDSKKSPVPLVSPPITPTKSPNKRGASPKSPAPVWVCRTVQNLPLDHASMVKMAFEEAPPPVTKGRGRGRPRTVSLSTPTPPPSFHTLREEEEERLQRLRLSEQLGASSLLQLGSAPTADLSVLADVALKLDPDAGDSEETETSDEAEEQKMEEEMLLSPKALPLVMDPQGLSALQEHNYSKAPFHLIPAQKRSVSKQEPGALLPADFNHHAISGVLEAPEEVIGEPLPSRDRHQAEYLSGMGLLCEDGDMAKASVLTPLTPSAKRKGMASRGSELEETGKEKNKKRRRKDEENLELQKTKKQKEHQTKKQKRKLEEVDLEEDVDVEQLEPGELSNTEDEDEEEEEWDDVRKSERLFLQEAGLTSSQRWPKPIPAPEPVTFDQRSEFEQMTILYDIWNSGLDMEDMTLLKTTYEKLLQDDHSTDWLNDTHWVHHTVTNIPNPRRKKKSADGQLREHVTGCARSEGYYAISRKEKDVYLDLELPEQALLEAADYDASGSNRLLSERRSEQRRLLSAIGIPAVMDSDLLKLNQLKFRKKKLRFGRSRIHEWGLFTMEPIAADEMVIEYVGQNIRQMVADNREKRYAQQGIGSSYLFRVDHDTIIDATKLGNLARFINHCCTPNCYAKVITIESQKKIVIYSKQAIGMNEEITYDYKFPLEENKIPCLCGTENCRGTLN